Proteins from a single region of Lentimicrobium saccharophilum:
- a CDS encoding Gfo/Idh/MocA family oxidoreductase yields the protein MISISDNPLKFALIGAAGYIAPRHMKAIRETGNILVTALDKYDGVGIIDSYFPDADFFTEPERFDRHLDKLRRGINNKIDYVSICSPNYLHDAHIRLALRNQAHAICEKPIVLNPWNVDALNEIEHETGKNIYTILQLRLHPAIIALKKKIDEGPEDKVYDIDLSYITSRGKWYFISWKGDIEKSGGVATNIGVHFFDMLSWIFGDVEQQTVHVLEPARAAGFMQLKKARVRWFLSIDENDLPEIAVQNGKRTYRCLSISGEEFEFSDGFTDLHTNSYRDILSGGGFRLNDARNSIKTVYEIRNSKPVGITGDYHPFVK from the coding sequence ATGATCAGCATTAGCGATAATCCGTTAAAATTTGCATTGATTGGAGCTGCAGGATACATTGCGCCCAGGCACATGAAAGCCATCAGGGAAACAGGAAATATTCTTGTTACCGCACTTGACAAGTACGACGGGGTCGGCATCATTGACAGCTACTTCCCTGACGCCGACTTTTTTACAGAACCGGAACGTTTCGACCGCCACCTTGATAAACTCCGCCGTGGCATTAACAATAAAATTGATTACGTAAGCATCTGCTCGCCCAATTACCTGCACGATGCACACATCAGGCTTGCCTTGCGCAATCAGGCCCATGCCATCTGCGAAAAACCCATTGTGCTGAATCCGTGGAACGTTGATGCCCTGAACGAGATTGAACATGAAACGGGAAAGAACATCTATACGATTCTTCAGCTGCGGCTTCATCCTGCCATCATTGCCCTGAAAAAGAAAATTGATGAAGGGCCGGAAGACAAGGTTTATGACATTGACCTGAGCTATATCACCAGCCGGGGCAAGTGGTATTTTATTTCATGGAAAGGGGATATAGAAAAATCGGGAGGGGTTGCCACCAACATCGGCGTTCACTTCTTTGATATGCTATCCTGGATCTTCGGAGATGTTGAACAACAAACTGTTCATGTGCTTGAACCGGCCAGGGCTGCCGGGTTTATGCAGCTGAAAAAAGCACGCGTACGCTGGTTTCTGAGTATCGATGAAAATGATCTGCCTGAAATCGCGGTGCAGAACGGCAAACGGACTTACCGCTGCCTGAGCATCTCAGGCGAGGAGTTCGAATTCAGCGACGGATTCACCGATCTGCATACAAACTCATACAGGGATATCCTTTCCGGAGGCGGATTCAGACTTAATGATGCAAGAAACAGTATCAAAACTGTCTATGAAATCAGAAATTCAAAACCGGTTGGAATTACCGGCGATTATCACCCGTTTGTAAAATGA